A window of Salmo trutta chromosome 5, fSalTru1.1, whole genome shotgun sequence contains these coding sequences:
- the LOC115194705 gene encoding chorion transcription factor Cf2-like: MSKLQLFHVFLNDRLTAAALEIFGEVEKTVVEYQEENDRLRRLLRRTPEIQLCRRDSRQFSVSEEEVPPEQQHCEQEWSPSLGQEDPETTQIKEEQEDLGTSQEEEQLQGLFDTENSIFTTSCVKRERDQDPLWSLTLPQTQTVENRESDSKPVNLTPFGTVTHRKGSKLPCDPPDNQNNASSHSSAVSSYTVGLDNSPPLDLNPPMGELCTCPFCGKNFKQKGHLSMHMRIHTGEKPFSCGDCGKSFIQKGDLRRHILTHTGEKPFSCNFCCKSFSQKGDLRRHILTHTGEKPHGCSVCGRTFIRKAHLLKHVNNVHKERKQDEN; this comes from the exons ATGTCTAAACTACAGTTGTTTCATGTGTTTTTAAATGATCGTTTAACGGCGGCTGCTTTGGAGATTTTCGGGGAAGTTGAGAAAACGGTAGTAGAATACCAGGAGGAGAATGATCGGCTACGGAGACTGCTGCGGAGGACACCAGAGATACAACTATGTAGAAGAG actCCCGGCAGTTCtctgtctctgaagaggaggttccccctgagcagcagcactgtgagcaggagtggagtcccagtctggggcaggaggacccagagaccacacagattaaagaggaacaggaggatctcgggaccagtcaggaggaagagcagcttcaagGGCTCTTTGATACCGAAAACTCCATATTCACTACTTCCTGTGTGAAACGTGAACGTGATCAGGACCCACTTTGGTCCTTGACTCTTCCCCAAACCCAGActgtggagaacagagagagtgactCTAAACCAGTGAATCTCACACCCTTTGGAACTGTGACCCACCGAAAGGGTTCAAAACTTCCCTGTGACCCTCCAGATAATCAAAACAATGCCTCCAGCCACAGCTCAGCTGTAAGCAGTTACACAGTAGGACTTGACAACAGCCCACCTTTGGATCTGAATCCACCAATGGGGGAACTCTGCACATGCCCCTTTTGTGGTAAGAACTTCAAACAAAAAGGACATCTGTCCATGCACATGaggattcacacaggagagaaaccatttagctgtggtgactgtgggaagagctttatTCAGAAGGGGGACCTAAGAAGGCATAtcctgactcacacaggagagaaaccatttagctgtaaTTTTTGCTGTAAAAGCTTTAGTCAAAAGGGGGACCTAAGGAGGCATatactgactcacacaggagagaaaccacaTGGCTGCTCCGTCTGTGGTAGAACGTTCATTCGTAAGGCTCATCTGCTGAAGCACGTGAATAACGTCCACAAAGAAAGAAAACAGGATGAAAACTAA
- the LOC115194708 gene encoding zinc finger protein 37 gives MSKLQLFHVFLNERLTSAAVEIFGEVEKTVVEYQEENDRLRRLLRRTPEIPLCRIDSLQLSVSEEEVPPEQQECEQEWSPSLGQKDPETRKMKEEQEEVRTSQKVEQLQGLQPDVIEFIFPPSCVKSECDQEDPLQSLTLPQTQTVENRERDSKPVDLKPFGTVTHIKGLNIPCDPPDNQNNASSHSSAVRSDTVGLDSSPPLDPSPPMGEHCSKPSTTSRKTSHFRDCGETFALKADLQRHVTLTKKRPSECSFGNKRYNSICKLKAQVRLCHGGKPCTCPVCGKTFKHKGDLPRHLRIHTREKPFSCDCGKSFSQKGNLNLHKLTHTGEKPFSCGDCGKSFYQKGDLRKHILTHTGDKPFSCGDCGKSFYQKGDLRKHILTHTGEKPFSCGDCGKSFNLKGNLRKHKLTHTGEKPFSCGDCGKSFTQKSNLLTHVKNIHKGGKQEEN, from the exons ATGTCTAAACTACAGTTGTTTCATGTGTTTTTAAATGAGCGTTTAACTTCGGCTGCTGTGGAGATTTTTGGGGAAGTTGAGAAAACGGTAGTAGAATACCAGGAGGAGAATGATCGGCTACGGAGACTGCTGCGGAGGACACCAGAGATACCTCTATGTAGAATAG actccctgcagctctctgtctctgaagaggaggttCCCCCTGAGCAGCAGGAGTGTGAGCAGGAGTGGAGTCCCAGTCTGGGGCAGAAGGACCCAGAGACCAGAAAGAtgaaagaggaacaggaggaagtcCGGACCAGTCAGAAGGTAGAGCAGCTTCAAGGTCTGCAGCCTGATGTCATAGAGTTCATATTCCCTCCTTCCTGTGTGaaaagtgaatgtgatcaggagGACCCACTTCAGTCCTTGACTCTTCCCCAAACCCAGActgtggagaacagagagagggactcTAAACCAGTGGATCTCAAACCTTTTGGCACTGTGACCCACATTAAGGGTCTCAATATTCCCTGTGACCCTCCAGATAATCAAAACAATGCCTCCAGCCACAGTTCAGCTGTAAGGAGTGACACAGTAGGACTTGACAGCAGTCCACCATTGGATCCCAGCCCACCAATGGGAGAACACTGTTCCAAACCCAGCACTACATCTAGAAAAACTAGCCACTTTCGTGACTGTGGTGAAACGTTTGCTCTGAAAGCTGACCTGCAGAGACATGTGACTCTCACCAAGAAGAGACCCAGTGAATGCAGCTTCGGCAATAAACGCTACAACTCCATCTGTAAACTGAAGGCCCAAGTCCGACTCTGTCACGGTGGGAAACCCTGCACCTGCCCTGTTTGTGGAAAGACCTTCAAACACAAAGGAGATCTGCCCAGGCACTTGAGGATTCACAccagagagaaaccatttagttgtgactgtgggaaaagcttcagtcAGAAGGGAAATCTGAACTTGCACaaactgactcacacaggagagaagccatttagctgtggtgactgtgggaaaagcttctaTCAGAAGGGAGACCTAAGGAAACATATACTCActcacacaggagataaaccatttagctgtggtgactgtgggaaaagcttctaTCAGAAGGGAGACCTAAGGAAACATATActcactcacacaggagagaaaccatttagctgtggtgactgtggtaAAAGCTTCAATTTGAAGGGGAACCTAAGGAAGCAtaaactgactcacacaggagagaaaccatttagctgtggggactgtgggaaaagcttcactCAAAAGTCTAACCTGCTGACGCATGTGAAAAACATCCACAAAGGAGGAAAACAGGAGGAAAATTAG